A genomic segment from Salvia splendens isolate huo1 chromosome 13, SspV2, whole genome shotgun sequence encodes:
- the LOC121762308 gene encoding thylakoid lumenal 17.9 kDa protein, chloroplastic-like: MMIMGHLLHHISPAFPNSKPTPKFSCKFSVDCINNIDKYSTKPPISWSTNLISVAIAVALVAPLPSSAIPFTPFNPKSSSTTTPFSQAQNLPTGLENGKIRPCPAINPGCISSNPKSSNFSFPWKIEGYSSSGAAIQQLQDAILKTQKNAKIQLVEDTPTGMYLQAEVDGGFGRDVVEFLVNGDVVSYRAMATKVTYVYPFTTALGDSKGQEERLQQIVNELGWYAPRFDLMD; this comes from the exons ATGATGATAATGGGTCACCTTCTCCATCACATTTCCCCTGCGTTTCCCAATTCAAAACCCACCCCTAAATTTTCCTGTAAATTTAGCGTCGATTGCATCAACAATATCGATAAATATTCTACTAAACCCCCAATTAGTTGGTCTACTAACCTAATCTCCGTTGCAATTGCTGTGGCCCTTGTTGCTCCACTTCCATCTTCTGCAATCCCATTTACCCCTTTCAATCCcaaatcttcttcaacaaccacTCCTTTTTCACAGGCACagaatcttcccactgggtTGGAAAACGG AAAAATTAGACCTTGTCCTGCAATAAATCCAGGGTGTATATCAAGTAATCCCAAGTCATCGAATTTTTCGTTTCCATGGAAAATCGAGGGCTACTCTTCGAGCGGTGCTGCCATTCAG CAACTGCAAGATGCAATCCTAAAAACTCAGAAGAATGCCAAGATCCAGCTTGTTGAAGATACACCTACCG GGATGTATCTGCAGGCTGAGGTGGATGGAGGATTTGGTCGTGACGTTGTGGAGTTTCTGGTGAACGGAGACGTGGTTTCTTATAGAGCTATGGCGACCAAGGTAACATACGTATACCCCTTCACCACAGCCTTGGGGGACTCGAAAGGGCAGGAAGAGAGACTGCAGCAGATCGTCAACGAATTAGGCTGGTATGCACCAAGGTTTGATTTGATGGACTAG
- the LOC121762305 gene encoding non-specific phospholipase C6-like → MTKSIFPIFLILLSSIFSHSLQLNNQQQPIKTVVVLMLENRSFDHMLGWMKQSINPSINGVTGRECNAVNSNSTDIICFSDDAEFVDPDPGHSFEDVVQQVFGSASIPSMSGFAEQASTMAEKNLSQTVMKGFRPENLPIYAELVKEFAVFDRWFSSIPGPTQPNRLFAYSATSHGSTSHVKRQLATGYPQQTIFESLREDGLDFGVYFQNIPTTLFYRNLRKLKYASKFHDYDFRFKKDARAGKLPNLCVIEPRYFDILGFPANDDHPSHDVANGQKLVKEIYESLRGSPQWNQTLFVITYDEHGGFYDHVQTPFVDIPNPDGNTGPAPYFFKFDRLGVRVPTIMVSPWINKGTVISKPKGPANNSEFEHSSIPATIRKIFNLSSHFLTHRDAWAGTFEQVFSERTSPRTDCPEVLPDVSPSKRIQTDENRGLSEFQSEVVQLAAVLNGDHFLSSIPDDLGKKMSVKEAHGYVRGAVSRFLRASREATKLGADESTIVDMRSSLTTRSSSRHG, encoded by the exons ATGACAAAATCCATTTTCCCGATTTTCCTCATTTTACTCTCCTCCATTTTCTCACACTCACTTCAGCTGAATAATCAGCAGCAGCCGATCAAAACCGTCGTCGTTTTGATGCTGGAGAATCGCTCATTCGACCACATGCTGGGTTGGATGAAGCAATCCATCAACCCCTCAATCAACGGCGTCACCGGCCGCGAATGCAACGCCGTGAACTCCAATTCCACCGACATCATCTGCTTCTCCGACGACGCCGAGTTCGTCGATCCCGACCCCGGCCACTCCTTCGAGGACGTCGTGCAGCAGGTCTTCGGATCCGCCTCCATCCCCTCCATGTCCGGCTTCGCCGAGCAAGCCTCCACCATGGCCGAGAAAAACCTCTCCCAAACCGTCATGAAAGGCTTCCGCCCCGAGAATCTCCCGATCTACGCCGAATTGGTCAAGGAATTCGCCGTATTCGACCGCTGGTTCTCCTCCATCCCCGGCCCCACCCAGCCCAACCGCCTCTTCGCCTACTCCGCCACCTCCCACGGCTCCACCAGCCACGTCAAGCGCCAGCTCGCCACCGGCTACCCGCAGCAGACGATTTTCGAGTCTCTCCGCGAAGACGGCTTGGATTTTGGGGTCTATTTCCAGAACATTCCAACCACATTATTTTATAGAAATCTGAGGAAATTGAAGTATGCATCTAAGTTTCATGACTACGATTTTAGGTTTAAAAAGGATGCTAGGGCTGGGAAATTGCCCAATTTGTGCGTGATTGAGCCGAGATATTTCGACATTTTAGGGTTTCCGGCCAACGACGATCACCCCTCTCACGACGTTGCGAATGGGCAGAAGCTCGTGAAGGAGATCTACGAGTCGCTGAGGGGAAGCCCGCAGTGGAATCAGACGCTTTTCGTCATCACCTACGATGAGCATGGAGGTTTCTATGATCATGTCCAGACACCCTTCGTCGATATCCCCAATCCCGATGGGAACACGGGGCCGGCCCCCTATTTCTTCAAGTTTGATAGGCTTGGTGTTCGTGTGCCTACTATCATGGTGTCTCCTTGGATCAACAAAGGGACTG TGATAAGCAAGCCAAAAGGGCCGGCTAACAATTCTGAGTTTGAACATTCATCCATTCCGGCAACCATAAGGAAGATCTTCAACCTCTCATCCCACTTCCTAACTCATAGAGACGCGTGGGCTGGCACATTTGAGCAGGTTTTCAGCGAGCGAACATCCCCACGAACTGATTGCCCCG AGGTTCTGCCTGATGTGAGTCCTTCAAAGAGGATTCAAACGGATGAAAACAGGGGCTTGTCGGAGTTTCAGAGCGAGGTCGTGCAGCTAGCTGCCGTTCTGAATGGAGACCACTTCTTGAGCAGCATCCCAGACGatttggggaagaagatgaGCGTGAAGGAAGCTCATGGATACGTCAGAGGTGCCGTCTCAAGGTTCTTGAGAGCGAGCAGAGAGGCTACCAAACTGGGAGCAGACGAGTCCACCATTGTTGACATGCGTTCTTCTCTAACCACACGTTCCTCCAGCCGCCACGGCTAG
- the LOC121762309 gene encoding uncharacterized protein LOC121762309, with protein MIFFFWSESFAGKRSSIFCFEDIANTNLKEPRDSSQRGHMLHRWKLTSRMPSCEMTKMPSSRSMTAGHDDIRAFKNFTKYSHGKYSFPLLLVSLESDILVPTAMNQRDL; from the exons atgattttttttttctggtctGAGAGCTTTGCAGGAAAGAGAAGTTCCATATTTTGCTTCGAAG ATATCGCGAATACAAACCTAAAGGAGCCCAGAG ACTCATCACAGAGAGGACACATGCTCCACCGATGGAAGCTGACCTCGCGGATGCCAAGCTGCGAAATGACCAAAATGCCCTCTTCGCGGTCTATGACAGCAGGCCATGACGACATACGAGCATTCAAAAACTTCACCAAATATAGCCACGGGAAATACAGTTTTCCTCTCTTGTTGGTTTCTCTAGAGTCTGATATTCTTGTGCCAACTGCCATGAATCAGCGTGATCTGTAA